A region from the Phycisphaerales bacterium genome encodes:
- a CDS encoding cation transporter, with translation MSTATLQRNTLVGLAASVALAAGKLVAGLLGHSSALVADAVESLADSVGSSIVWFGLRVGSRRPDERYPYGYGRAEAIAAIAVGLLLVLAAIVIAVRAASQLLTPHTPPAPWTLAVLIVVIVVKEALFRLIVRGADTFESDAARADAWHHRSDAITSAAAFFGILIAVVGPSLLDAPRLVLADEVAAIFAALIILWTAYRLITPNLRELLDADSPSIASKVEHIAAKSDGVRLIEKVHARKSGRGFLIDMHIHVEPNATVQEGHAIAGRVKASIREAIPAVFHVLVHVEPAVPRPDNHL, from the coding sequence CGTCGCACTCGCGGCCGGGAAACTGGTCGCGGGACTCCTCGGTCATTCCAGCGCACTCGTCGCGGACGCGGTTGAGTCTCTTGCCGACTCCGTGGGGTCGAGCATCGTCTGGTTCGGCTTGCGCGTCGGAAGCCGAAGGCCCGACGAACGCTACCCCTATGGCTACGGCCGCGCCGAAGCGATCGCCGCCATCGCCGTCGGACTTCTCCTCGTTCTCGCCGCGATCGTCATCGCCGTCCGTGCGGCCTCCCAACTTCTTACACCACACACACCTCCGGCACCGTGGACGCTTGCCGTTCTCATCGTGGTAATTGTGGTCAAGGAAGCCCTTTTCCGGCTCATCGTTCGCGGTGCCGACACATTCGAGTCCGATGCGGCACGCGCGGACGCCTGGCATCATCGCTCCGATGCCATCACCTCCGCCGCGGCATTCTTCGGGATACTCATCGCGGTCGTCGGTCCATCGCTCCTCGACGCGCCGCGCCTTGTCCTGGCGGACGAGGTCGCGGCCATCTTTGCCGCTCTGATCATCCTCTGGACCGCGTATCGACTCATCACGCCGAATCTCCGCGAGCTCCTCGACGCGGATTCTCCAAGCATCGCCAGCAAGGTTGAGCACATCGCTGCAAAGAGCGATGGTGTCCGACTGATCGAGAAAGTTCACGCCCGAAAGAGCGGCCGAGGTTTTCTGATCGACATGCACATCCACGTCGAACCCAACGCCACTGTTCAAGAAGGCCATGCCATCGCCGGTCGAGTCAAGGCGAGTATCCGCGAGGCTATTCCGGCCGTCTTCCACGTGCTCGTCCACGTCGAACCCGCAGTACCAAGGCCGGACAATCACCTTTGA
- a CDS encoding acyltransferase has translation MTERPNATTRPSSGTHEAFLAQKQFGSLDGIRALCILGVLWQHTAMRELAAGETHWLPMSQVGYLGVDMFFVLSGFLISTLLQRERAKHGGISLKDFYARRTLRIFPIYYIVLIGVAALYLVKEHVLHKDPASGEVFFRALPWYATYTSNFLHPDLQANSLGITWSLATEEQFYILWSLAEFGLGRRWRLGLVALLIGVSQAINFRVPGVGDVMEQAIGARWAELPIMQATFTPILLGVLLAHLMDHKAWFDRITAVLSPAMSPVGCLVLLLGLCNIGGDIQGWPRLLIQVAMMVFVASCVVREDHALRRPLSWRPIVWVGRISYGMYLYHIFLVWPIRSRLVPHGWDQSPVEFGVVLAATILIASISFVVIERPILGLKKRFTRVEAGR, from the coding sequence ATGACCGAACGCCCCAACGCAACAACAAGACCGTCGTCGGGAACGCACGAGGCGTTCTTGGCACAGAAGCAGTTCGGCTCACTGGATGGGATCCGGGCGTTGTGCATTCTCGGCGTGTTGTGGCAGCACACGGCGATGCGGGAGTTGGCGGCTGGCGAGACGCACTGGCTCCCGATGAGCCAGGTGGGCTACCTCGGCGTAGACATGTTCTTCGTGCTCAGCGGCTTCCTGATCTCGACGCTCCTGCAGCGCGAAAGGGCTAAGCACGGCGGGATCTCGCTCAAGGACTTCTACGCGAGGCGAACGCTGCGGATCTTCCCGATCTACTACATCGTGCTCATCGGCGTGGCGGCGCTCTACCTCGTGAAGGAGCATGTCCTTCACAAAGATCCGGCGAGCGGCGAGGTCTTCTTCCGCGCGCTCCCCTGGTACGCGACGTACACCTCCAACTTCCTTCATCCTGATCTCCAGGCGAACAGCCTGGGGATCACGTGGTCGCTCGCGACAGAGGAGCAGTTCTACATCCTGTGGTCGCTAGCGGAGTTCGGGCTTGGACGACGCTGGCGTTTGGGGCTGGTGGCGCTCCTCATCGGCGTGAGCCAGGCGATCAACTTCCGGGTGCCTGGCGTGGGCGACGTCATGGAGCAGGCCATCGGAGCACGGTGGGCCGAACTCCCGATCATGCAGGCGACGTTCACGCCGATTCTGCTTGGGGTGCTGCTGGCACATCTGATGGACCACAAGGCGTGGTTCGATCGCATCACCGCGGTGCTCTCGCCGGCGATGTCGCCCGTGGGGTGCCTGGTGCTCTTGCTCGGGCTGTGCAACATCGGGGGCGACATCCAGGGGTGGCCTCGCCTCTTGATCCAGGTCGCGATGATGGTCTTCGTGGCGTCGTGCGTGGTGCGAGAGGACCACGCGCTGCGCCGGCCATTGTCATGGCGGCCGATCGTCTGGGTCGGGCGGATCAGTTACGGGATGTATCTGTACCACATCTTCCTCGTGTGGCCGATTCGGTCGAGGCTGGTGCCGCACGGATGGGATCAGTCGCCCGTGGAGTTTGGCGTGGTGCTGGCGGCGACGATTCTGATCGCGTCGATCTCGTTCGTCGTGATCGAGAGGCCGATTCTGGGCCTGAAGAAGCGCTTCACACGCGTCGAGGCGGGGCGGTAA
- the trmB gene encoding tRNA (guanosine(46)-N7)-methyltransferase TrmB, with amino-acid sequence MGAAFDPDRELDVAPGIIGVTPEELPALPDEAMNDPERGRIDPRVWFIEPSRPFEIEIGSGKGTFLVGEAGANPMVNYLGMEWAGEFYAYAADRLRRHGYRNVRMLRTDATEFIRWRCPSGIVRVIHLYFSDPWPKSRHHKNRVVQHRFLAEAWRVLIPGGELRVVTDHAELWAWDEAHFSAWTSDALGEDVPEARRRVERVPAFTRHDFVPPAWVGADEIVGTNFERKYRVEGRTFRSCVLRKV; translated from the coding sequence ATGGGCGCGGCGTTTGATCCAGATCGGGAGTTGGATGTCGCGCCGGGAATCATCGGTGTGACGCCCGAGGAGTTGCCCGCGCTCCCGGACGAGGCAATGAACGACCCGGAGCGGGGACGCATCGACCCGCGCGTGTGGTTCATTGAGCCATCGAGGCCCTTCGAGATCGAGATCGGGAGCGGGAAAGGAACCTTTCTCGTGGGCGAGGCTGGGGCGAACCCGATGGTGAACTATCTCGGCATGGAGTGGGCCGGGGAGTTTTATGCGTATGCCGCGGACCGGCTGCGGCGTCATGGATACCGCAACGTGCGCATGCTGCGAACGGACGCGACGGAGTTCATCCGCTGGCGATGCCCGAGCGGGATCGTGCGGGTGATTCACCTGTACTTCTCGGATCCCTGGCCGAAGTCGCGGCACCACAAGAATCGCGTGGTGCAGCATCGGTTTCTCGCCGAGGCGTGGCGTGTGCTCATCCCGGGCGGCGAGTTGCGCGTGGTGACGGACCACGCGGAGTTGTGGGCGTGGGACGAGGCGCACTTTTCGGCATGGACTTCGGACGCATTGGGCGAGGATGTCCCCGAGGCCCGCCGGCGTGTCGAGCGCGTGCCGGCGTTCACGAGGCATGACTTCGTGCCCCCGGCGTGGGTCGGGGCGGACGAGATCGTGGGGACGAACTTCGAGCGGAAGTATCGGGTGGAGGGTCGGACGTTCCGGTCGTGCGTGCTGCGGAAGGTGTGA
- the mgtE gene encoding magnesium transporter translates to MNPTAQLLAPEVRELIQRGHYGELRHILHELPPADVADILADIEPELAALGFRFLPRDDAGEVFSYLEQDSQEELIKKLGTETAAQVVEAMSADDRARLLDELPSEVATRIVGSLSPEERRVTQAILGYPEDSVGRLMTPDYIRVRPEWTVAQVLDHIQRHGRDAETLNVLYVIDDAGKLVDDIRLRHVLLAQRDTRIADLMDDNYYALRADQPQEEAVQMMSRYDRTALPVVDSKGVLVGIVTVDDVTDVAEEEATEDIQKLGGVAALESPYIVTGHVEMYRKRAVWLSALFVGQTITILVLGGFQDQLDKATVLSIFMPLVISCGGNSGSQAATLVTRALALGEVGVGDWWRIVQREFVSAALLAVTLALMGFLCVEFFTNILKRPETEYSNHLGFTVAAAIAGVVLWGTVAGATLPLILKRLRLDPATASSPLVATLMDASGTIIYFTLAISILTGTVL, encoded by the coding sequence GTGAATCCCACCGCCCAACTTCTGGCCCCCGAAGTCCGCGAACTCATCCAGCGCGGGCACTATGGCGAGTTGCGCCACATCCTCCACGAACTCCCACCCGCGGACGTCGCCGACATCCTCGCCGACATCGAGCCGGAACTCGCCGCCCTCGGCTTCCGCTTCCTCCCGCGTGACGACGCCGGCGAGGTCTTCTCGTATCTCGAACAGGATTCACAAGAAGAACTCATCAAGAAACTCGGGACCGAGACCGCCGCTCAGGTCGTCGAAGCCATGAGCGCCGACGATCGCGCACGACTCCTGGACGAACTCCCCTCCGAGGTCGCCACACGAATCGTCGGCTCGCTCTCCCCCGAAGAGCGAAGGGTCACCCAGGCCATCCTCGGCTATCCCGAGGACTCCGTCGGGCGGCTCATGACGCCCGACTACATCCGCGTCCGACCGGAGTGGACCGTCGCCCAGGTCCTCGATCACATCCAGCGCCATGGCCGCGACGCCGAGACACTCAACGTGCTGTACGTCATCGATGACGCCGGCAAACTCGTCGACGACATCCGCCTGCGCCACGTCCTCCTCGCCCAACGCGACACGCGCATCGCCGACCTGATGGACGACAACTACTACGCCCTCCGCGCCGACCAGCCCCAGGAAGAGGCCGTCCAGATGATGAGCCGGTACGACCGGACGGCTCTGCCTGTCGTCGATTCCAAGGGTGTCCTCGTCGGCATCGTCACCGTCGACGACGTCACCGACGTCGCCGAGGAAGAGGCCACCGAGGACATCCAGAAACTCGGTGGCGTCGCCGCCCTGGAATCGCCCTACATCGTCACGGGCCACGTCGAGATGTACCGCAAGCGCGCCGTCTGGCTCTCCGCACTTTTCGTCGGGCAGACCATCACCATCCTCGTCCTCGGCGGCTTCCAGGACCAACTCGACAAGGCGACCGTCCTCTCCATCTTCATGCCCCTGGTCATCTCCTGTGGCGGAAACTCAGGCTCCCAGGCGGCGACCCTCGTCACCCGCGCGCTCGCGCTGGGCGAGGTCGGCGTCGGCGACTGGTGGCGCATCGTCCAGCGCGAGTTCGTCTCCGCCGCACTCCTCGCCGTCACCCTCGCCCTCATGGGCTTCCTCTGCGTAGAGTTCTTCACGAACATCCTCAAGCGCCCCGAGACCGAGTATTCCAATCACCTCGGCTTCACCGTCGCGGCCGCGATCGCGGGCGTCGTCCTCTGGGGCACTGTCGCCGGCGCCACACTCCCCCTGATCCTTAAAAGGCTCCGCCTCGATCCCGCCACCGCGTCCAGCCCCCTCGTCGCCACCCTCATGGACGCCAGCGGCACCATCATCTACTTCACCCTCGCCATCTCCATCCTCACCGGCACCGTCCTCTGA
- a CDS encoding PIG-L family deacetylase, which produces MPNILVVGPHPDDQEIGMGGTIALLAQQGHNVLLLDMTDGCPTPVGDRSTRLKEAAEAARILDNNTGRVRRVLLNLPNRRVEHTLEARHAVAGVIRAHQVSILFMPHPEDAHPDHIATTRIAEDARFDAKLTKFEPPVPEALGGRSKLGPPIYPNWLFYYFCSHLRAVPNPTFLIDTSTTFERKRHAVEAYASQFAQNPINAGFPGRLEAQDRYFGSRIAAAAAEPFFTKEPLGLRALDGLA; this is translated from the coding sequence ATGCCCAACATCCTCGTGGTCGGCCCGCATCCCGACGACCAAGAAATCGGCATGGGGGGCACCATCGCCCTCCTCGCCCAGCAAGGCCACAACGTCCTGCTCCTCGACATGACCGACGGGTGCCCCACGCCCGTGGGCGATCGTTCCACGCGGCTGAAGGAAGCCGCAGAAGCCGCTCGCATCCTCGACAACAACACGGGCCGGGTCCGTCGAGTGCTCCTGAATCTCCCCAACCGCCGTGTCGAGCACACACTCGAAGCGCGACACGCCGTCGCGGGTGTCATCCGCGCCCACCAGGTCTCCATCCTCTTCATGCCCCATCCAGAAGACGCCCACCCGGATCACATCGCCACGACGCGCATCGCCGAGGACGCACGCTTCGACGCCAAACTCACCAAGTTTGAGCCGCCCGTCCCCGAAGCCCTCGGCGGGCGATCCAAACTCGGCCCGCCCATCTATCCCAATTGGCTCTTCTACTACTTCTGCTCTCACCTTCGTGCTGTTCCAAATCCCACCTTCCTCATCGACACCTCGACCACGTTCGAGCGCAAGCGCCACGCCGTCGAGGCTTATGCCTCACAGTTCGCGCAGAACCCCATCAACGCCGGATTCCCCGGGCGCCTCGAGGCCCAGGATCGCTACTTTGGCTCGCGGATCGCTGCCGCGGCTGCTGAGCCGTTCTTCACGAAGGAACCCCTCGGCCTGCGCGCCCTCGACGGTCTCGCCTGA
- a CDS encoding tRNA-dihydrouridine synthase family protein produces the protein MSCESNNATAPSAAIAPGGEGIDPLEVARRVREMGGVDPRLPAIVPGFDAPFFQAGLAGYSDAAMRLIARRHGCPYCVTEALLDRTLLAGGRGFAKADLGELHDNVPGGAGDHPLAGQIMGSDPEEMAAAALKMIEQGARSEREYRRLAYKGRLGPGDNRPAETLRQPGGEVIEWVVCGEEEDEPGVENAPAEVQQNESDSTTRSRARGGEACRSFEVIDVNLACPVKKIASKARGGHWLAEPEGAIRILKAVREALPASVACSVKLRRSFDDTPEMAANFERIMVAVRDLGYAWATVHGRTVRQKYVGPSRWDVLRDIVRRHAGFPVLGSGDVWSAEDIFRMIGYTGVAAVSVARGCIGNPWIFRQARQILAGERATRPTLEEQRGVLEEHFELLLAVNRGMRHGEEASSRMIRKFGIRFAAHHPDVESVRKSMIAVESHADWRRVLETQYTGRGRGEVGFDRVEAPALRPA, from the coding sequence ATGTCGTGCGAGAGCAACAACGCGACGGCTCCATCGGCGGCAATTGCCCCGGGGGGCGAGGGGATCGACCCGCTGGAGGTGGCGCGGAGGGTCCGCGAGATGGGCGGGGTGGACCCGCGCCTGCCCGCGATTGTGCCGGGCTTCGATGCACCGTTTTTCCAGGCCGGGCTCGCAGGGTATTCGGATGCGGCGATGCGACTCATCGCCCGGCGGCATGGATGCCCGTATTGCGTGACCGAGGCACTCCTCGATCGGACGCTCTTGGCGGGGGGACGCGGGTTCGCGAAGGCGGATCTAGGGGAGTTGCACGACAATGTGCCCGGCGGAGCGGGAGACCATCCGCTCGCGGGACAGATCATGGGGAGCGACCCGGAAGAGATGGCGGCGGCGGCGCTCAAGATGATCGAGCAAGGGGCGCGGAGCGAGCGCGAGTATCGGCGACTGGCGTATAAGGGACGACTTGGGCCCGGGGACAATCGGCCAGCGGAGACGCTGCGCCAGCCCGGGGGCGAGGTCATCGAGTGGGTGGTGTGCGGCGAAGAAGAGGACGAGCCGGGCGTCGAGAACGCTCCCGCCGAAGTGCAGCAAAATGAGAGTGATTCCACGACACGATCGCGAGCACGCGGAGGCGAGGCGTGTCGCTCGTTCGAGGTGATCGACGTGAACCTCGCGTGCCCGGTAAAGAAAATCGCGAGCAAGGCGCGGGGCGGGCACTGGCTGGCGGAGCCCGAAGGCGCGATCCGAATTCTCAAGGCCGTGCGCGAGGCCTTGCCGGCGAGCGTGGCGTGCTCGGTGAAGTTGCGCCGGAGTTTCGACGACACGCCGGAGATGGCGGCGAACTTCGAACGGATTATGGTCGCGGTGCGCGATCTTGGGTACGCGTGGGCGACGGTGCACGGACGGACGGTGCGCCAGAAGTACGTGGGCCCGAGTCGATGGGACGTGCTTCGAGACATCGTGCGCCGGCACGCGGGATTCCCGGTCCTCGGGAGCGGCGACGTGTGGTCGGCGGAGGACATCTTCCGGATGATCGGATACACCGGGGTGGCGGCGGTGTCGGTCGCACGCGGGTGCATCGGGAATCCATGGATCTTCAGGCAGGCACGCCAGATTCTCGCCGGCGAGCGGGCAACGAGGCCAACACTGGAAGAACAGCGCGGCGTGCTGGAAGAACACTTCGAGTTGCTGCTCGCAGTGAACCGCGGGATGCGCCACGGCGAGGAGGCGTCGAGCCGGATGATCCGCAAGTTCGGGATCCGCTTTGCCGCCCACCACCCGGACGTTGAGTCGGTTCGCAAGTCGATGATCGCGGTGGAATCGCACGCGGACTGGCGGCGCGTACTCGAAACGCAGTACACGGGCAGAGGGCGCGGAGAGGTTGGATTCGATCGAGTGGAGGCGCCGGCACTCAGGCCTGCTTGA
- a CDS encoding HDIG domain-containing protein — protein sequence MLERLKTTSKPRQGKQRRVQRDEVEPLTQRLLDWISEPRIAWGLIVSTVFAIAACVVVLWSREQPLIAVGRVMDETRLVRVQSLSLPDRAATEQRRTAARQSTPWYYVANVPVFTELETAITNLPKALSATTDLASVDEGLRAAFGLTQGTFDSIRAETANGEPTDAWKAKVTPLMDLLRQRPVIDEQTFQRSTQEGTYQVVRLLWVKEQLPEVFRDRVYSISDEKLRERMLLAAQEAGFRGPIAEVIANRLVYKPQPTYRFDQNLTTMAQNDRAAAELEVFNTIPKNQPIFRRGERLTSEQAALYLAEARAFRDETPTARRTLRLAAVVTAVVAITLALVGYTVLFSPRVKRNASRMIGVASVLLAGLVAAVLLTAAIPQGAAITAVAPTVAVGILMAIGYDRRSALAYGLLHALLTGLALRSGFGTLAIITVGISCVVTTLGELRDRRALLRLSIFTALGVGLATVVFGIIDRPILADPASTVDTGLIVLREIFNDALLAAGGMFALGAATLMFLQQLERMFDVVTGLRLIELRDPKNPLLRELQQRAPGTYNHSLNVAALAESAADAIHANGLLTYVGALYHDIGKMNKPEYFVENQIPGTNKHDRLSPAMSLLVVVGHVKDGMELAREYKLPKQLQHFIEAHHGTTLVEYFYHRAKQQALTSGDSRDEAHIPDEVEYRYPGPRPRTKEVAVLMVCDAVESATRAMSDPTPSRIEALVESIANKRLLDGQFDDCELTLRELKVITESVSRTLASMYHGRIAYPTDKQDRVDARPKDAVEDTELPSVKQA from the coding sequence ATGCTCGAGCGACTCAAGACAACCTCCAAGCCCAGGCAAGGCAAGCAGCGCCGCGTCCAGCGCGACGAGGTCGAGCCGCTCACGCAGCGCCTCCTCGACTGGATCAGCGAACCACGCATCGCCTGGGGGCTCATCGTCTCCACCGTCTTTGCCATCGCGGCGTGCGTGGTTGTCTTGTGGTCGCGCGAGCAGCCGTTGATCGCCGTCGGACGCGTGATGGACGAGACTCGACTCGTCCGCGTGCAGTCGCTCTCCCTCCCCGACCGCGCCGCCACCGAGCAGCGCCGCACCGCCGCCCGCCAGTCGACACCCTGGTACTACGTCGCCAACGTCCCGGTCTTCACCGAACTCGAGACCGCGATCACCAATCTCCCCAAGGCGCTCTCGGCGACCACCGATCTCGCGAGCGTGGACGAGGGCCTCCGCGCGGCGTTCGGGCTTACCCAGGGCACGTTCGATTCCATTCGCGCCGAGACCGCCAACGGCGAGCCGACCGACGCGTGGAAAGCCAAGGTCACGCCGCTCATGGACCTCCTTCGCCAGAGGCCCGTCATCGACGAGCAGACCTTCCAGCGCTCCACCCAGGAGGGCACCTATCAGGTCGTCCGACTCCTCTGGGTCAAGGAGCAACTCCCCGAGGTCTTCCGCGATCGCGTCTACAGCATCTCCGACGAGAAACTCCGCGAGCGCATGCTCCTCGCCGCCCAGGAGGCCGGCTTCCGCGGGCCCATCGCCGAGGTCATCGCCAATCGCCTCGTCTACAAGCCCCAACCCACGTATCGCTTCGATCAGAACCTCACGACCATGGCCCAGAACGATCGCGCCGCCGCCGAACTCGAGGTCTTCAACACAATCCCGAAGAACCAGCCGATCTTCCGCCGGGGCGAGCGGCTGACCTCCGAACAGGCCGCGCTGTATCTCGCCGAGGCCCGCGCCTTCCGCGACGAGACGCCGACTGCGCGCCGCACGCTCCGCCTTGCCGCGGTGGTCACCGCGGTCGTCGCGATCACCCTCGCCCTCGTGGGCTACACGGTCCTTTTCTCGCCGCGCGTGAAGCGCAACGCTTCCCGCATGATCGGCGTCGCGAGCGTGCTGCTCGCGGGTCTCGTCGCCGCGGTGCTCCTCACCGCCGCTATTCCCCAGGGCGCCGCCATCACCGCGGTCGCGCCCACCGTGGCCGTCGGCATCCTCATGGCCATTGGCTACGACCGCCGCTCCGCCCTCGCCTATGGCCTCCTCCACGCCCTGCTCACAGGGCTCGCCCTCCGCAGCGGCTTCGGCACGCTTGCCATCATCACCGTCGGCATCTCCTGCGTCGTGACGACGCTCGGCGAACTCCGTGACCGCCGCGCCCTACTCCGGCTCTCCATCTTCACCGCCCTGGGTGTCGGCCTTGCCACGGTCGTCTTCGGCATCATCGATCGACCGATCCTTGCCGATCCCGCCAGCACCGTGGACACAGGGCTGATTGTCCTTCGCGAGATTTTCAACGACGCCCTCCTCGCCGCGGGCGGCATGTTCGCCCTCGGGGCCGCGACGCTCATGTTCCTCCAGCAACTCGAGCGCATGTTCGACGTCGTCACGGGCCTCCGCCTCATCGAACTCCGCGATCCCAAGAACCCACTGCTCCGTGAACTCCAGCAGCGGGCCCCGGGGACGTACAACCACTCGCTGAATGTCGCCGCCCTCGCCGAGTCCGCCGCCGACGCCATCCACGCCAATGGCCTGCTCACCTATGTCGGAGCTCTCTACCACGACATCGGGAAGATGAACAAGCCCGAGTACTTCGTCGAGAACCAGATCCCCGGCACGAACAAGCACGACCGACTCAGCCCCGCCATGAGCCTCCTCGTCGTCGTCGGGCATGTGAAGGATGGCATGGAACTCGCGCGCGAGTACAAACTCCCCAAGCAACTCCAGCACTTCATCGAGGCCCACCACGGCACCACCCTTGTCGAGTACTTCTACCACCGCGCCAAGCAGCAGGCGCTGACCTCGGGCGACTCACGCGACGAGGCGCACATTCCCGACGAGGTCGAGTATCGCTATCCCGGCCCGCGCCCGCGCACCAAGGAGGTCGCCGTTCTTATGGTCTGCGACGCCGTTGAGAGCGCCACCCGCGCCATGAGCGACCCCACGCCCAGCCGCATCGAGGCCCTCGTCGAGTCCATCGCCAACAAACGCCTCCTCGATGGGCAGTTCGACGACTGCGAACTCACTTTGCGCGAACTCAAGGTCATCACCGAGAGCGTCAGCCGGACCCTCGCCAGCATGTATCACGGGCGAATCGCGTATCCGACCGACAAGCAGGACCGCGTCGACGCCCGCCCGAAAGATGCCGTCGAGGACACCGAACTTCCCAGCGTCAAGCAGGCCTGA